Below is a window of Populus alba chromosome 2, ASM523922v2, whole genome shotgun sequence DNA.
ataaactttatttaaaaaaaaagttatctaactattatttcttattaatgcatttttctattttttttcattaaaatatgtttattttatcagaatcatttttttataaataaaaaaatagcatagtaTAAAAggcaagttttaattaaaaaaaattaaaaatcatgtctctaaattttgtatgtaattgaagaaaaaaatgaataattaatatgaaGAAATTGTGTAAAATGATTgataataaagaaatataaattttatatgtattgAATAGTCattattagaatttaaaaaaaaaaacatggtaggTTTATACATAATAAGTGATGAAAGGATTGTTAAAAGCACCAtagaaaactataattttatttaaaaacaaaggcaaaaacgaattatatttaataaaataattgtttaaatgtaattttaattattttatttataattgattttaattaaaacttaagaaaaaaggTTGGGCACCTAAGACTAAAATAATGAGCCAATGCATCTTGCACAATACAAAATAGATTAGGCATACATGGCCTGCAGAGCCAAACTTGCATGTTTAGTAttcttaactattttttaataaagcaaataatatgttttctattttaaaaaaaatagatattacagtagtaaataatatattatctagttataaatatttcattCATCAAAGGTTAagatataagtttttatttaaaaacttatttttaaatttttttcatattagcaACATCATAAGAATCTTAATATATTCATTTATAACCTCGAAACACCATTTTTATGGTTCAAAGaactcataaattaaaaaattatgattcagTAGCACTTTTCTCATTAATATAAacccattaatattattatcaggTTTTTTGTTTCTGGATTATTTACTTTTACCACCAAACTACAGATAATAGAGACAATTCATTTGTTTAGTTACTTTCATGACAAGCAATTGCTTTAATTGAGGAGAAGCTATTCATTGTTGAAAGGTATAAGAAAAATTGAGTTCAAGATtacattataatattaaaatagttagggatgaaaatgagaagatttttaaaaagtttaaggatTAAAATGACTAGAATTAGTGTTTGAAAAGGTATTTCAAACTTTGTTTTAGAGCATATAGATTTTATTGTTGATTATACATAGAACATCTTGTTTaagttcttgtttgtttttataattgcagttgaaaagtgattttataaaaaataataatttttttactttaaactaAATTAGAATTCATTTGatattgtggttattttttaaaatacttttaatttagaaatatatcaaaataatatatattttttattttttaattaatttttaataccaacatatcaaaatgattcaaaaaactaaaaaaaatttcaaaaaaaaataaaatatttttataaacataaaaacaaaccaacTCTGAAAAATATTGGACCTCTGCCTGCACAagtaaattattgataaaactttaaaatgatattttcccttgatccaattttttttttccttattgcttaggaaaaacaaatatatagtaaaaaatatcataaaaaagagGAGGGGAATcacaaacacttttttttattatggatcTATTATTAGAAATTCAATGCATAATCTTATCATTTGAAGGAGTCTTAtaaatggattaatttttttatttttactggaGATTAGGAATAATGGACTTTCTCCGATTTTACCGGGAGTCTATTCTAGTGTcacaaactattttttgttttcacacCACAAGATTCTTAatactatttatattattatgaattacgaaagaggacaaaaaaaaggttatattctttattattattaattatttgttaaaaaaaaaaaaagtgcttggAGATATGTTAAAATCAAGATTCTGAACTATATGCACTGGCTCATTATTTTAGTCTAAACGATATCTTGGATTCTAAAATTAGTTTATTCATATTCTGTCGTTTAAAAGTCAAGAAATTCATTGATCTTTCCGGCGAAATTACTGAAACATCACGAGTTAACGATCACTCAACGCGGTAAacacaagttgttttttaaacagCATTTCCCTTCACTCAATTCAGACGAAATGCCAACCAAGTTCTTCGAGATTTTCTTGAAACAGAGTCTCATGCATCGCTATCAAGACAACTCTTGATGGCTTTATCTATCAGTGGAGGTGAGACATGAAAACAACTAGACCTGTCCATTGTAGTGTTCGAAGCATCAAAACCTGCTTACTTATTCTGAAGCATATTTCCTTTACTGAGATATTTGAGATATCAGATCGCagctgagattttttttttgaaaaaagaaaaagaaatcatagaTTAACATGGTTTTCATCAGATAATTAAACAATGACAATGCCCGGTTGAACATATGGAATAATAATGTCGGTAGTGGAAGCTTTAGGAAAGGTAGTACATGGAATTTGGCAACTTGAATGTTCTTTTGGCACCTGGAAGCCCCTCCACACTGCTCCACTGATCTCCTATGATTCCCCATATGCGGTATCCTTCTTTTGTCAATGCTCTCCTTGCCTCGGATTTGTATTGCTGCACTTTCATGAAGTCGTCTTCAAGACCCCTGTATTTATACAGTAAATTAAACCAAGGAGAAGAAATGGTGAATTGCTTGTTTACTCTGGTGCCCTTCTCAGAGCTGCGATCACATTTCCAAACAGGCTAGACTAGGCCGCCATTGGCACGGATATATCAAATAGGTCAAGTCATGTACCTCAATATGAGGCTGGACCATCCATGGTATCCAGCATTGATAAGATTCTCGACAGTGGCTGATCTTAGGGTTTCACTTCTGGAGGAAATAAGAAAGATTTTGACCCCTTTGTCTTTGATCTCATGGAAGAACTTGAGTGTATGGTCTAGAGCAGGCGCTTTGCTTTGCTTCATCCATGATTCGAATAAGGTTGCATTGAGCTTCTCTCCCCTGGTTTTATTTCCATTTCACAACCCAAATTGCATTAGTGACTGGTTGATCAAAACAATGTGAAATTCAAACATAGTCTAGCAGTTGTGTATTCGATAATATCCTTTGATTAAGATAGTTTTTGCAGTTCCGGTTTCAAAAATCAAGTTCTCAAACCCAAGTTTTTAccataatttaaaatgataaacaGGTTTTGAAGTTGTGGTCAACCCAAAAACATCCTCAGCCGCACCAAAACAAAGCTAGATTCGAGTTTCAAGTGGTCGAGTCATCTTAGAGAATAAAACACtgatttttctaaatttccAACAACATCAGGATGTCTATAACAAGTGAACAAAAGAATACATGATCTAGTAAACGAACAAGCTTACCCAAAACCATGTTTCTTGTAGAAAGGTATGGTGGACAAGAGAGTGTCATCAACATCAAAAATCCAAGCATCTTTACCATCACCTTGCAAAGAACAGCAACTGCTGAGGTAGAGCCTGACTTCCTCGATCGCCCTCTCGGAGTCTGCTGTGTACTGAGACGAGGTCATGTAATGTTTGACGTGATCTACACATTCTTGTGGCACCACCTCGAAATCCTTGATGTTGTTTAGCTCGACATTGATCCTCCAACTCTCACAATAATTCTTCAAGCTAGAGGCATCCCTGCTTTTCGATTTTTTGTTCAAGATATTCCAGTCTGCGGCTGCTAAGCCAATGTAGAGGCTTGTCAGAGCTAGTATGAACACCAAATTTCTTGCCATTTCTTGCCCGGAGAGAGGAGGGGAGGTGTGATTGAATTTGTAGAGCTGGTGGGGAGATCGTGTCACATGGGCTGTGGGGTATGGGTGGCCTGTTCTAGCTTTGAAAATCATATGGAATATTTATGTTAATGTTTCACAGCCAGCTCATAATCTCAGCTCTCATGTGACCTTGTCTAAaccctgtatatatatatatatatatagatcatttggaaaaaataagaaaaaaaattgatatatgaGTTGATCCGAAGATAACTGTTGTTATGGGGAGAGAAAACTAgatcattatatttatttcataaaaacaaaaacatcaatcATTTCGGCCGATGACACATAATTATAACCACCATTAACGCCACCAGACATGGAGTTCTCTTTTCCCTGGTTTCAACATCGAATAATGTCGTCTtctttactctctctctctctctttctctctctctctctctcgccccTTTCCTTATAGCATTGCTGTGTTTACTCTTTCTCCATGGATTGCTATCATCATTGTTCCTGTCTTATCACTCTCATTTTGGaaattgcttttttcttttcgtttgtTTTCTTCAGTGCCTAAGATTACTTCACGTAGGAAGTCAGTGTCATTACAGTTTTGGGTTGCATTAAACTGCGTGCTGTGGGAGAGAATCTTAAGTTAGTGAAAGACTCGACAGCAATGGCAACAAGCAACAGTAATCatcgattttaaaaaaaaaatatgaaataatattttttattttttaaatttatatttcactctactgaaaatattaaaaaaattattttaaaataaaaaaaaaattaatttaattttttaaaaatatatttttaaaatacaaaacaaacaagTAGCTATGAGAGTTTTATTGAGCGGActaagattagaaaaaaaataacaaatttcaaaatttaaattttactggATTTTACTCTAAGATTTGAAGTTATTCCAGGGgagccaagaaaaaaacaatgtatagACATATCATGCAGAGGTATCTGAAATTGAATGATTAGTTACAAGCCAGCTTGTAGGAAGTAATAATTCcatttcaaatagttttttatgaaTCTTATTTCAAacagaattttataaaaatttaaatattttttgtttaaaattaatatcttttatatttttagattttttttaatatgctgaaatcaaaaataatactttaaaaaataaaataaatattattttaatacattttcaaattaaaaatactcttaaaaacaACCAATGCAACATTCTCAAACAACCTTTAAATAACATCTCTCAATGATTTTAAAGGCATATTTCTCCCATCTATCTAGATGTtgtattcataaaaatttaataaattctttcaattattgatctccaaatctaaatttaagaaatcaagaaattgaACTTACCTTCTTAATTAACCATCAAGTCAACtcttaattaagaattaattcattatggtttttttcttataatttattattctttgtaTTCATTGTTTTACTATGAATAAAGTATATTAATCTCATAAATCTGTTTAGAAAtatggttgtgattatttttcaaaatgcttttcacttataaatatatcaaaataatattttttattttttaaaaattattttttatatcaacacatcaaaataatttgaaaacactaaaaaatattaatttaaagcaaagaaaaaaaaaaaaaaaaattaaatttttttaaaaactcttttaaaatacaaaaacaggATATTATATTGCTGGGAGAGCGGAAATCAGAGGACCTCCTAATTGtctctttaattaatttctttgtcAAAGAAGGTAGGATTATtgctgtttggttgctgagctATCACCTAGCTAATCTTTAAAAGAGAAATATTAAAGTGGTGGTGGACTGATTGCATGatccatgttttgtttttggttcgacagaaaggagaagaaataaGTGGTGGAGTGCCATAATCATGGCCCTACCACTAACTAAGCACTGCCCTTTTTTCTCAAGAATATCACACAGTGCTATGCgagattgaaaaagaaattcaccattcttgtaatttttaagaTACTTTTTTACCATGTCTtagaatttgtttgtttatgataTGTCATGATGCGTGAAAagtattaatttgatgtttttttatataaaaagtatagGCTTGTTAGTGCGCTTTCTTTTGCTTGTAAAagtatattttgaatttgtcgATTGTTTTAAGTTCGGAGTGCTGGTCGGAGTGCTGTTCTTGGCGATCAAGTCGAATTGAGAAAAGTTATCGGAGTTATTGCCAGCTCTATTTATATCTagttgcaaataaaaaataaaaaataaaaaataaaaaataaaaaatggagtgctttttcttgcatcaaatatttttgctaaaataatttttcaggtatttttaatttaaaactaggaagtcaaaataatcaaaaatatacttataaaacattaattgcatatttttttagataaaaaaaaatatttaaaaaacatctataTCATTATATCTGATAGTttttcatcttaaaatacattaaaattatttttttatatttttatctaaaagtagctcatcaaaacaattaaaaaacatctaaaaattaaagaaaattaaagcatttcttcttcttctttttcaaataaTCATAACCATAAACACATGGATATCTAAAGAAgcacttgaaaaacaaaaaagttcttGCCCACTGGCAGTTTGAAACACGGTTGATCTCTTAATAGACCAGATCACTAACGGGAAACAAATTCAAGATACAATATTTATATCATTCAAATCCAGGGAAATTAAGCTTGATTGTAAGATTGCCTCCCCAGATAATTTAGGGTCTAGAACTACCAGCTGGTACGTAGAGACTTACGCGAGCATGCAGCATGATTTGCACTCGCATTTGGAAACAAAGTTTTAcggaaaatgaaaaggatagTTCGAAGCTGCCGGGAGGGATGAAAAGACAGAGCTCAGCTCAAAAATGTTATACAACCTGTCGGAAGACAGGTGTCAACAAGCAAAGAAGCATGAGTACTGAAGCAAAACTACGTACAGCAACTGGAGGATAATATTGGAATGATGAAGAAATACCCCCAGTATCTTATTTCTGTGTGCACAAAACGGCTTCTGAAGCGGCAGCGAAGCGTCCGGCGAGACGTTGCTGGGAGAGAGGATTAATTTATTCAGAAACATTCCGATATAGACTTGGTCAAGGGTCATGGGATCGAGAGACCATCATCAAAGTTCAAAGAGTAGCTGTAAGGATCATAGCTGCACTGTGCACTGCTCCTTTTCCACCCGAAAGCTTGCTTCCATTGAGCCCTGAACCTCGCAGCTAGCTGCATTAAGAAAGATGATTCACAACGTCGACCAAACGGCACTTGTCTTTTCAGGCTAACAAGCTTGACCGCAGACCCAGTGCTTGAGATTCTGCTCCCCCACCTCAAGAACCGGATTCTCTTCATTATTCTTCCCTCCACCTTCAGTACTGTACCAGCTGCACCTGGacacaagaagacgacgacctAGCAAGCAACCAAGAGGGGGTACTGAAACACTTGAAGCAGGACGAGTGAGAGCAAAGCAGGAGTTGAGCTTTAAAGCATTGATTCCCACTAACAGGCATCACTATCAGTGATACACACAGTGTCACCCTCTCACTAGCGGGAGACCATACAATACTGCTTTACCGGCAGTCTTCGGTCAGATTATTCCCAACTTGGAGCAGCGATTGAGACTATTGCAGGTAGTGATGTGATGTTAACAAAGATGATGAGACACTTTTCACATTGGATGTCTTGCAAGAGAACAAGCTACTTAATATTCTTAATTACTGGGTTTCCTTGGGTTCTACTCCTAGTTGGTGAACCTTCCCGGGAAGAATCTGCGACCAAAAAGTGAGATAAGGTTTTCTCTAGCATAAAAGTCCACACCGTCCACACCTAAAGAGTGAGGGGGACACAATGAAATCACATCCGTCCATTTTTTAGAGCTTTAAGGCCATTGTCCATTCATAGTTTTACACGCCgtgtataaaaatcttatttatttagccAAATACGTATCAGTTCTGtcgtaattttaatatttttaaaattatcattttaaaaaaacatcatttaatacacattaattttaaaaaatatattttggttatTATATAAACATGAATCGCTACCGTCCATTACATACCTGTGAAGCACCACCGGGCACCATGCACGGCACGAGATCCAAAAATGTGAAAGGTAGGAAGGCCCCGAAGTGGTGTCCTTTCCTCACTGCCAACAGatgttttcaaaatgttttaaaatttatttttaatattagtaggtctaaaaataattaaaaattaatttttagataaaaaaataaaaacaattttaatcttactttaaatacaatttcaaaatacaataataaacaaGTTCGCGGACATTGCATGGCACTGTTTgaagaaaacattaattttgttATGGTTTTTATATgctgattttaataataaaaacatatattattttaatactaccACCAGTAATTCGCTCATCCTCTTTAGAGcatgtttttgtgatttttacttgattatattatttaaaaaaaaaaaaaacacaatgaaatCATCCATGCCACACTCCCACGCGCGTGCATATCATGCAGAAAAAATGTtgctttgagaaaaaaattgggAGTCCAAAATCAGACATAGTGCAGCAATGATGACAGCATCACCCATGAAATGAATGTAACGCAATCCTTAAAACAAGAACGATTCTCGCTCCCTCCTTGTCATCCATTTGTTCACCTCTCTAACGATCTTGATGGGACAAAAGAGAATAGAGAGGAGAAATAGTTGTGAATGGTGGCAGCAAAGCAATCGATCAAAACTTAAACATCTGcaatttatcaaaaaacataGACAGGGCTCATGAAGATCCTCCATTCCATTTAATTCTGTATGAACATAAAGGTGATAACATTCTGAAGACAGCATCAAGTTCTGAAGCCACgaactataaaaaaaccaatctcCATTCAGACGATGGCATTGGCAGCACTGGCAATTCTTGGCCACAAATCAGCACATTCCTTGCCGATGGGTCCAGTGATGGCGGATCCTACAAGCAGCAAAACAACTACAATCAGCAACATGAACCATTGCAGAAACATTACGGCAAAAACTAGAGTAACACCGATCCCTGCTTATGATTCTCATGAGGGTATCATAAACAACAGCCAGGCCCAAGCAAACAACACGTTCCAAAAAATATTGAGCGTATTGATTGGTAATAATTCTCTCTTCGAACATAAAACCATCGTGATACACCGTTTGACAACCTATTAATTGTCAGGAACTAAACAAACAAACCTACAAAAAACTCCAAAACCACATCTAAAATGCCTTTTGCTAAGCAACAATAATCATATACCACCCTCCCTTATTAATAGAGagcaaaaacaattcaaatctAGGGTAACCATTAATGATCAAAAAACTGCACAAAAAGTCGTTGTCCCTAGAGAGTTGTGTTCAATAAATGGGTGAAGGGACCATAATCATCCAAATGCTTTCATAATTGGAGCCTAAAAAATATGGGTTAGACTGATATGAACTCGAGCTTACATGCGCACGTGCTTCCAAGCCATCAGATGGGAATCATAACAAATGGGAAGTCAACATCACCGAGTGGTGGGATTTTCAAACTCATCAAGGGCTAAAAATGAGAGCACCTTAGCCTTTCCCGAAAATCAAAATTCAGGGAAAACGCAACTTATCACATTCATCGAGAATGTCAAAACCACAAGCTATTTAATTTCATCTCAAGCAAACCACGAGAAGTTTCACCACAGCAAGATCACCCATCAGCTACAATAAATGGAGATTTGTAAAACAATCACAAGCTAAAACGCAGCAAACTTAACACACATGaagtttaagaaataatttcacCTTTCATTTCTCCCTTGGGATTGACAATAACACCAGCATTATctgcaaacaaaacaaataaatttatatatgtatggttttaaaatctgaatatcaaaattgaaaggaaaattaCTAAACAAACcttcaaaatacatgaaaacacCGTCCTTTCTGCGCCAAGGCTTTCTCTGCCTAACGATGACAGCAGGCATCACCTTCTTCCTGAGATCAGGTTTTCCTTTCTTCACTGTAGCCATCACCATGTCTCCGACGCAAGCCGACGGCAAACGGTTGAGGCGACCTTTGATTCCTTTCACTGATATGATGTAGAGATTCTTCGCTCCGGTGTTGTCTGCGCAGTTCACCGTCGCCGCCACCGGAAGACCCAGCGACATGCGGAACTTGTTTCCCGCCGATCCTCCCCTTCCTGAAACAGAAGAGAAATATGTTAAAGCGTTTGGTGTGATTGACGTGTCGTTTCATTACTCGGAGAAGGCAGGGTCAGTGGCTTTACCTCGCTTCGACATTTTTTATCGCCTTCTTCGCTTCCGTCTGCGCACCCGCCTTTCCCTTCGGCAACAAATTGTAACGCtctatcttattatttttatcactgAGTTTCTAGGCCTCCTAGGGTTTTGCAATATTTGCAACCGACGCCGTTTTGATCCAaccaatactaaaaaaaaactaaatcctcTAGCAACagcaaaaacacaataaaacaaccagtatatatgttatttactggaatagtattttatttgatttgatttaacttAATAGTTAATATTTTAGGCTAGGAATAGGTGTTCAAAATTCTTACctgataaataattaataaaatattaatgttaataaatttaattaaacttgtaaaatatttatattttttaattcaatataatacacacacacaatgatattggttttgaataaaaataatgttacaacaagtatgtgtgtgtattataatACCAATTATTACCCCTAGTTGATCATGTTTAATTTAGTAATATTTTGTTCAAacaacattttatttgtttcatcaATCTTAatgtactaatttttttataaaagaataaaataatttgtaaatgaattaaaaacatagattaaatatattaaaataaactaaaaaaactactaGTTTATGCATATATGACGATACATATAGACTTTATTATCTCTGTAAATTGAAATAGTGAAATGAAGATCTTACCTCGATAAACATAAGATAGTTAGAATGTTTTTGGTAGTGTAATTacggttactttttaaataatttttcatgttaaaatatttgctaatatttttttaaaaaaaaaattatttttgacatcagtacatcaaaataattt
It encodes the following:
- the LOC118050062 gene encoding acid phosphatase 1 encodes the protein MIFKARTGHPYPTAHVTRSPHQLYKFNHTSPPLSGQEMARNLVFILALTSLYIGLAAADWNILNKKSKSRDASSLKNYCESWRINVELNNIKDFEVVPQECVDHVKHYMTSSQYTADSERAIEEVRLYLSSCCSLQGDGKDAWIFDVDDTLLSTIPFYKKHGFGGEKLNATLFESWMKQSKAPALDHTLKFFHEIKDKGVKIFLISSRSETLRSATVENLINAGYHGWSSLILRGLEDDFMKVQQYKSEARRALTKEGYRIWGIIGDQWSSVEGLPGAKRTFKLPNSMYYLS
- the LOC118050015 gene encoding large ribosomal subunit protein uL14 encodes the protein MSKRGRGGSAGNKFRMSLGLPVAATVNCADNTGAKNLYIISVKGIKGRLNRLPSACVGDMVMATVKKGKPDLRKKVMPAVIVRQRKPWRRKDGVFMYFEDNAGVIVNPKGEMKGSAITGPIGKECADLWPRIASAANAIV